In Pseudomonas sp. p1(2021b), the genomic window TGCCAGAGCACAACGCGCGCGACTGCCATGTCAGATACTCTTCCCATCGGCTTGACCTACCTGTCGCCTGTCGACCATTTCGGTCGGCAGAACACCCAGGCACTCGGGGGCATCAGCCACCTGTGGCAGGACTTCTTCGCCCGCGCATTGGCCGAACAGCAGGCCCCGGAGCACGACCCGGTCAGCCAGGCCATCGAGAAGCAGGTCGACCAACACAGCGGCGAGCCATTGGGCGGTGCGCATGCTCTGGCGCAGATTCGCCTGCAGCGCGCGTGCGACATCCATGACAGCGAGATCACCCCGCCCGAACCGCTGTTCCTGCCCAAGGCCGAGTTCGAGATGGAGCTGCTGGAAAACGCCCCCGAACCCTTCAGCGCCGCCGAACTCATCGAACAGCAACGCCAGCTCGACCTGAACAACAGTTGGTTGCGCCCGGTGGTCATGAGCCAGGGCCAGCCGCTACCCGAGCCAGGCCCGGCACCTTCGCCGCGCCCACTGTTCCTGCCGATCGCCGAGTTCGAGATGGACCTGCTGGACAACGCCCCCGAGCCCTACGATGAGCCCACCCTGGCCCAGCAACAGAACGACCTGGAATTCGACCTCCACTGGGCCCGCCCGGTGGTGTTGAACAACGTACGCGTACACGCCTGATCAGCGACAGACCTGCCAGAAGCCCATGTCCAGGTGAAAGTGGTTGCGGTGGGCCGCGTTGTAGTCCGGTCCCAGCACGGTGCTGAAACTGGCGCACGCCGCCTCGTGGACCTGCCGCAGGAACTCGGCTTCCTGCCCCTGCCCCTGCCAGTCCCGCGCCAGCACGATGCGCCGGCCATCCTGGAGGCGAAAGCCGCTGATATCCAGGGCATTGGCCGTGGCATGCTGGCTCAGCCGCCCCTGCTTGCGGTGATAGACATTGCGACAAGCAAAGCTGCCCAGGTGCTCGACCTGCGCCACCGGTTGGCCGAACACCCGCCGTGCCGCCGGTTGCACGCCATGGGTTTCGAACAATGCGTAGGCCACCGCCAGCGGGCACGACGCCAGGAAACTGCTGCCCAGCCGCGCCTGGCCACCTTCGATGCGCCAGACGTTGCGCAACGGGCATGCCGCCGTCGACGGGCTGTCGGCCTGCGCCCGGTAGCGCAGGGAGGAGGTCTGCAAGGCCTGGCGGCACAGGCCTGCATCGGTGCGCAGGCGCGACAGCTTGTACGGGGTGAGCAGGTTCGGTGGCTGGCGTACATCCAGCACCGCCCAGGGGTTCCAGGCCGACGGCGGTCGCCAGCCCAGTTGCCAGGCGAAGCCCGCCAGCACCAGCAGGCCGACGGCCAGCACCGACAACAGGCGCATTCAGCGTCGGAACAGGTCGTTGAGTTCGGCGAACGGCATGGCCTGTTCGCCATAGCCGAACGTGCCCGCGTCACGGATCTCCAGCGCCGCTCGGCGGAACGCGCCCAATGCAGCCCGGGCCAGGGACGAACCGACGCTGATGCGCTTCACCCCCAAATCCTGCAACTGATTGACGCTCAACGCCACGCCAGCCATCCCCATCAACACATTGACCGGCTTGGGCGCCACGGCCTGCACCACCGCACGGATTTCGTCGACGCTGCGCAAGCCCGGGGCATACAGCACATCGGCACCGGCCTCGGCATAGGCCTGCAGGCGGCGGATGGTGTCATCCAGGTCCAGACGGCCGTGCAGCAGGTTCTCGGCCCGGGCGCAGAGGGTGAAGGGAAATGGCAGTTCACGGGCAGCCTGCACCGCTGCACGGACACGCTCCACCGACAGGCCGAAGTCGTAGATCGGGGTATCGGCCTGGCCGCTGGCATCTTCGATCGAACCGCCCACCAACCCGGCCCCGGCGGCCTGCCGGATCGTCTCGGCACAGTTCTCGGGCAAATCGCCAAAACCGTTTTCCAGGTCGGCCGCCACCGGCAAAGGCGTGGCATCGACGATCGCCCGCGCATTGCCCAGCGTCTGCTCGAGGTCCAAGGCCCCTTCTGCATCAGGCCGCCCCAGGCTGAAGGCAAGGCCGGCGCTGGTGGTGGCCAGCGCCTCGAACCCAAGGCTGGCCAGCAACTTCGCAGAGCCGGCGTCCCACGGGTTGGGAATGACGAACGCACCCTCACGCTCATGCAGCGCCTTGAACGCTTCGGCTCGCAGGGTTTGCACATCCATGGTCATGACCTCCTACAGCATGTCGGGTTTGCTCAGAGTAGCCCCAGTTGTTCGACCTCAGGAGCGCGGGGCAATTCCGGCAGCGGGGCAAGCCCAGGCAGGCGCACCATCAGACGCTGGTGAAAGCGCCGGGCCAGGGCAGCGGCCAGCCGGTTGTCGGCCGTGTGCAAGAAGACATAGGGGCTGCGGCCTTCCTCGATCCAGGTGGCCACCTTGTCTACCCAGGGCGTGAGGAAGGGTTCGTTGGCGTCCAGGTGCGGATGCCCGATGAAACGCACCTGGGGATGTCGGCTGAAGGCTGCCGGACGTGGCGGCACCCGTGGTTTCTTGGCCTGGGCGTCCAATACGCCGGGGTCGCGCAGGGTGCAACTGAACAGGGCACGCGGGTCCAGGCAGATACGCTCGACGCCACGTTCGCGCAACAGCCGATTGAGTAGGCGCTCTTCCTCGCCACGGGCGAAGAATGCCTCGTTGCGCACCTCGACCGCCACCGGCACGCCTATCTCATCGAGAAAGTGGCATAGCTC contains:
- a CDS encoding energy transducer TonB; protein product: MSDTLPIGLTYLSPVDHFGRQNTQALGGISHLWQDFFARALAEQQAPEHDPVSQAIEKQVDQHSGEPLGGAHALAQIRLQRACDIHDSEITPPEPLFLPKAEFEMELLENAPEPFSAAELIEQQRQLDLNNSWLRPVVMSQGQPLPEPGPAPSPRPLFLPIAEFEMDLLDNAPEPYDEPTLAQQQNDLEFDLHWARPVVLNNVRVHA
- a CDS encoding extensin family protein, which encodes MRLLSVLAVGLLVLAGFAWQLGWRPPSAWNPWAVLDVRQPPNLLTPYKLSRLRTDAGLCRQALQTSSLRYRAQADSPSTAACPLRNVWRIEGGQARLGSSFLASCPLAVAYALFETHGVQPAARRVFGQPVAQVEHLGSFACRNVYHRKQGRLSQHATANALDISGFRLQDGRRIVLARDWQGQGQEAEFLRQVHEAACASFSTVLGPDYNAAHRNHFHLDMGFWQVCR
- a CDS encoding oxaloacetate decarboxylase gives rise to the protein MDVQTLRAEAFKALHEREGAFVIPNPWDAGSAKLLASLGFEALATTSAGLAFSLGRPDAEGALDLEQTLGNARAIVDATPLPVAADLENGFGDLPENCAETIRQAAGAGLVGGSIEDASGQADTPIYDFGLSVERVRAAVQAARELPFPFTLCARAENLLHGRLDLDDTIRRLQAYAEAGADVLYAPGLRSVDEIRAVVQAVAPKPVNVLMGMAGVALSVNQLQDLGVKRISVGSSLARAALGAFRRAALEIRDAGTFGYGEQAMPFAELNDLFRR
- a CDS encoding DUF72 domain-containing protein — protein: MNSSSLPYFLGCPSWSDNAWRDYLYPADARPAQYLGLYSQVFNAVEGNTTFYARPAPATVERWAQVMPGHFRFTAKFPGDVSHASHLGEQLASAQDFTRLLAPLGPRVSPYWLQLPAQFGPARLGELCHFLDEIGVPVAVEVRNEAFFARGEEERLLNRLLRERGVERICLDPRALFSCTLRDPGVLDAQAKKPRVPPRPAAFSRHPQVRFIGHPHLDANEPFLTPWVDKVATWIEEGRSPYVFLHTADNRLAAALARRFHQRLMVRLPGLAPLPELPRAPEVEQLGLL